The nucleotide window CCGCCACGAGCTCGCGAGTGGTGGGGGGCGAGGGGGTCCTTCTAGAAGAGGACGGAGGCGAACGTGCCGACCTGGTCGAAGCCCACCCGCTGGTAGGCCGCGCGGGCGGCGGAGTTGTAGTCGTTGACGTACAGGCTCACGACCGGGGCGATCGCCGTGCGGGCGTACTCGACGACGGCGGCGGTGCCGCGCTGGCCGATCCCCCGGCCCCGGTGCTGCGGCGACACCCACACGCCCTGCACCTGGCAGGCGGCCCGGGAGACGGCGCCGACGTCGGCCTTGAAGAGCACCTCGCCGTCGTGGATCCAGGCCAGCGCCTGCCCGGCGCGGACCAGGTCGGACACCCGGGCCCGGTAGCCGGCCCCGCCGTCGACGCGCAGCGGGCTGACCCCGACCTCCTCGGTGAACATCGCGATGGCCGCGGGGAACAGCAGGTCGAGCTCCGCGGGCCGCACCGGCCGGACGGCGGGCTCGGGCAGCACGGCCGGCGGCCCCTCGATGGCCAGCAGGGGCTGGGAGGCGCGGACCTCGCGGGCCGGGCCCCACCAGGGCTCGAGCAGCTCCCACAGCGGCAGCACCGACGCGGCCGGCCCCACGATGGTGGAGCAGCGGCGTCCGGCCCGCCGCGCCCGGTCGGCGAAGGCGGCGGCTGCGACGCGCTCCGTGCCGGGCCGGGCGAACGGGATCAGGTTCGCACCGGCCAGGCAGACGGCGTCCAGCCGGCCACCGGTGGCCAGGCCCCACAGCGGGGCGCCGAGCGACGACGTCGCCGTCCCGTGGGTCTCGATCCGGCCGGCGAGCATGCAGGCCGCGACCGGGTCGGTGTCCAGCAGCTCGCGGACGGCGAGCTCGTCGTCGGCGTCGAGCACCCGGGCGGCAACGGAACGCAGCACGTGGGTCCCCGTCCTCGACCTCAGCAGGTGCGGGTCAGGAGACGGTGACGAC belongs to Modestobacter sp. L9-4 and includes:
- a CDS encoding DUF4081 domain-containing GNAT family N-acetyltransferase; this encodes MLRSVAARVLDADDELAVRELLDTDPVAACMLAGRIETHGTATSSLGAPLWGLATGGRLDAVCLAGANLIPFARPGTERVAAAAFADRARRAGRRCSTIVGPAASVLPLWELLEPWWGPAREVRASQPLLAIEGPPAVLPEPAVRPVRPAELDLLFPAAIAMFTEEVGVSPLRVDGGAGYRARVSDLVRAGQALAWIHDGEVLFKADVGAVSRAACQVQGVWVSPQHRGRGIGQRGTAAVVEYARTAIAPVVSLYVNDYNSAARAAYQRVGFDQVGTFASVLF